A genomic segment from Pseudosulfitobacter sp. DSM 107133 encodes:
- a CDS encoding heparinase II/III family protein — protein MSEPIGFTARKARFLNRLHARLATRARAATAFVSSPEPKTIGSYARGRQLSAGNYLFAGHLIAAPDVGLWDLTVPDAAFSDELHGFAWLDDLAAVGDITTREAAQRWLWGWIDRFGRGSGAGWTPDLTGRRLIRWINHALFVLRGQDKALGDAFYLSLAQQTRFLSKRWQSAAPGLPRFEALTGLIYAGLSLEGMEVLAEPAIKALARECALQIDDQGGLPTRNPEELLDVFTLLTWAAATLSEAGREAPAAHLDAIERVAPTLRTLRHSDGALARFHGGGRGQEGWLDHALAASGIKTRQPDGLSMGYARLSAGRTSVIVDASPPASGKASRNAHASTLAFELTSGRRPLIVNCGPGGSFGAEWRRAGRATPSHSTLVLDGYSSARLGDADSSGPTEMLVDTPQSVPIEMSQVNDGIRFQGGHDGFVSTHGLTHARTLELTFDGRGMAGEDMLLALDDTDKRRFDRALDASKLQGVPFAIRFHLHPEVDATLDLGGAAISMALKSGEIWVFRHDGNFDLALDPSVYLEKGRLKPRATQQIVLKGRAMQYATRIRWSLSKAQETAIGIRDLSRDELDLAD, from the coding sequence ATGTCTGAACCCATCGGGTTCACCGCGCGAAAAGCGCGCTTTCTCAACCGGCTGCATGCACGGTTGGCGACGCGCGCGCGGGCGGCGACGGCATTTGTGTCTTCTCCCGAACCCAAGACCATCGGCAGCTATGCCCGTGGGCGGCAATTGTCGGCGGGCAACTACCTGTTTGCGGGCCACTTGATTGCGGCACCCGATGTCGGATTGTGGGATCTGACGGTGCCGGACGCGGCATTTTCCGATGAATTGCACGGTTTTGCGTGGCTGGACGATCTGGCCGCAGTCGGAGACATCACGACGCGCGAAGCGGCGCAGCGGTGGCTGTGGGGCTGGATCGACCGCTTTGGTCGCGGATCGGGCGCGGGCTGGACACCGGATCTGACAGGACGGCGGCTGATCCGGTGGATCAACCATGCGCTGTTTGTTCTGCGCGGGCAGGACAAGGCGCTGGGGGATGCGTTCTATCTGTCGCTGGCCCAGCAAACGCGGTTCTTGTCGAAACGCTGGCAATCCGCCGCCCCCGGCCTGCCGCGTTTCGAAGCCTTGACGGGGTTGATTTATGCGGGGCTGTCGCTGGAAGGCATGGAGGTGCTGGCGGAACCCGCGATCAAGGCGCTGGCGCGTGAATGCGCGCTTCAGATCGACGATCAGGGCGGCCTGCCCACCCGCAATCCCGAAGAACTGCTGGATGTGTTCACCCTGCTGACATGGGCCGCTGCCACGCTGAGCGAGGCAGGGCGCGAAGCCCCCGCCGCCCATCTGGACGCCATCGAACGCGTGGCCCCGACCTTGCGCACCTTGCGCCATTCCGACGGCGCGCTGGCGCGGTTCCATGGCGGCGGACGCGGGCAAGAAGGCTGGCTGGATCACGCATTGGCCGCCAGCGGTATCAAGACACGGCAACCGGACGGGCTGTCGATGGGCTATGCACGGCTGAGCGCGGGGCGCACCAGCGTGATCGTGGATGCCAGCCCGCCCGCCAGTGGCAAGGCCAGCCGCAATGCCCATGCCTCGACGCTGGCCTTCGAGCTGACCTCGGGGCGGCGACCGTTGATCGTGAACTGCGGTCCCGGCGGATCGTTCGGTGCGGAATGGCGGCGGGCGGGGCGCGCAACGCCCTCGCACAGCACACTGGTTCTGGACGGTTATTCCAGCGCACGGCTGGGCGATGCCGACAGTTCGGGGCCGACAGAGATGCTGGTGGACACGCCGCAGTCGGTGCCCATCGAAATGAGCCAGGTCAACGACGGCATCCGCTTTCAGGGCGGCCATGACGGTTTCGTCAGCACCCACGGCCTGACCCATGCGCGCACGCTCGAGCTGACCTTTGACGGGCGCGGCATGGCGGGCGAGGATATGTTGCTGGCGCTGGATGACACCGACAAGCGCCGGTTTGATCGCGCGCTGGACGCCAGCAAGTTGCAAGGCGTGCCCTTTGCCATCCGGTTTCATTTGCATCCCGAGGTCGACGCGACCCTTGATTTGGGTGGTGCTGCCATCTCGATGGCGCTGAAAAGCGGTGAAATCTGGGTTTTCCGGCATGATGGAAATTTTGATTTGGCCCTTGATCCAAGCGTTTACCTGGAAAAAGGCCGATTAAAGCCACGTGCGACACAACAGATCGTTCTCAAGGGGCGCGCAATGCAGTATGCCACGCGCATTCGCTGGTCCTTGTCCAAGGCGCAGGAGACTGCCATTGGCATCAGGGACCTGTCCCGAGATGAACTTGATTTGGCCGATTAG
- the purH gene encoding bifunctional phosphoribosylaminoimidazolecarboxamide formyltransferase/IMP cyclohydrolase, with protein MTTDLYPVRRALISVSDKTGLVPFGQALAARGVELLSTGGTAAALRAAGLEVKDVADVTGYPEMMDGRVKTLHPVVHGGLLALRDNADHRAAMDAHNIGAIDLVVVNLYPFEEAVAKGAAYDEVIENIDIGGPAMIRSAAKNHGFVNIVVDVEDYDVVLAELEANDGQTTYALRQRLAQTAYGRTAAYDTAVSTWMAAQVGGTPRRRSFAGTLAQGLRYGENPHQGAAFYTDGSARPGVATAKQHQGKELSYNNINDTDAAFELVSEFDPAQGPACAIIKHANPCGVSRGATLKEAYNRAFDCDRTSAFGGIIALNQPLDADTAREITGIFTEVVIAPGASAEAMDIFSQKKNLRLLTTDGLAPADAAALAVRQVAGGFLVQDKDIGRITREDLKVVTKRAPSEQELNDLLFAWTVAKHVKSNAIIYVKDGATVGVGAGQMSRVDSTRIAARKAQDMAEALGLSQPLTQGSVVASDAFFPFADGLITAAEAGATAIIQPGGSMRDDEVIAAADEAGLAMVLTGMRHFRH; from the coding sequence ATGACCACCGACCTCTATCCCGTGCGCCGCGCGCTGATTTCCGTATCTGACAAGACCGGCCTAGTGCCATTCGGTCAGGCCCTGGCCGCGCGGGGGGTCGAATTGCTGAGCACCGGCGGCACCGCGGCGGCGCTGCGGGCGGCTGGTCTGGAGGTCAAGGACGTGGCGGATGTCACCGGCTATCCCGAGATGATGGACGGGCGGGTCAAGACTTTACACCCTGTGGTGCACGGCGGTCTGCTGGCCCTGCGTGACAATGCCGACCACCGCGCGGCGATGGACGCCCACAACATCGGTGCGATTGATCTGGTGGTGGTCAACCTCTACCCCTTCGAGGAAGCCGTCGCCAAGGGCGCGGCCTATGACGAGGTGATCGAGAACATCGACATCGGCGGCCCTGCGATGATCCGCTCTGCGGCCAAGAACCACGGGTTTGTGAACATCGTGGTGGATGTCGAGGATTATGACGTGGTGCTGGCCGAGCTTGAGGCCAACGACGGTCAGACCACCTATGCCCTGCGGCAGCGTCTGGCACAGACGGCTTACGGGCGCACGGCGGCCTATGACACCGCCGTCAGCACATGGATGGCGGCGCAAGTCGGTGGCACACCCCGCCGCCGCAGCTTTGCAGGGACGCTGGCGCAGGGTCTGCGCTACGGCGAGAACCCGCATCAGGGTGCGGCGTTCTACACCGATGGCAGCGCGCGCCCCGGTGTCGCCACCGCCAAGCAGCATCAGGGCAAGGAACTGTCCTATAACAACATCAACGACACCGACGCGGCGTTCGAGCTGGTCAGCGAGTTTGATCCGGCCCAAGGCCCCGCCTGCGCCATCATCAAACACGCCAACCCCTGCGGCGTGTCGCGTGGGGCCACGTTGAAAGAGGCCTACAACCGTGCGTTCGACTGTGACCGCACCAGCGCGTTTGGGGGCATCATCGCCCTGAACCAGCCGCTGGACGCCGACACGGCGCGCGAGATCACCGGAATCTTTACCGAAGTTGTGATCGCGCCCGGTGCCAGCGCCGAGGCCATGGATATTTTCAGCCAAAAGAAAAACCTGCGTTTGCTGACCACCGACGGTCTGGCACCCGCTGACGCCGCCGCATTGGCCGTGCGTCAGGTGGCAGGCGGATTTCTGGTGCAGGACAAGGACATCGGCCGGATCACCCGCGAAGATCTGAAAGTGGTGACCAAACGCGCGCCCTCCGAGCAGGAGCTGAACGACCTGCTGTTTGCATGGACCGTTGCGAAACACGTCAAATCCAACGCCATCATCTACGTCAAGGACGGCGCGACCGTGGGCGTCGGTGCCGGCCAGATGAGCCGCGTGGACAGCACGCGCATCGCCGCGCGCAAGGCGCAGGACATGGCCGAGGCGCTGGGTCTGTCCCAGCCGCTGACGCAAGGGTCCGTGGTTGCCTCTGACGCGTTCTTTCCCTTTGCCGACGGTCTGATCACCGCTGCCGAAGCCGGCGCCACGGCGATCATCCAGCCCGGTGGTTCGATGCGCGATGACGAAGTGATCGCGGCAGCGGACGAGGCGGGTCTGGCGATGGTGTTGACTGGCATGCGCCACTTCCGGCACTAA
- the lspA gene encoding signal peptidase II, protein MRLIAIWALVALVLDQASKYAVVHGMELARVRAIDVLPPLLNFRYGENRGINFGLMNGDGDLARWALIVIALLICSAVLWWLRGAQQRPIVFVSAGLLIGGALGNVVDRLIYGYVLDFLNMSCCTINNPFVFNVGDIFIFAGAIGLVIFAQDKKRA, encoded by the coding sequence ATGCGTCTGATTGCCATATGGGCGCTGGTCGCCCTGGTGCTGGATCAGGCCAGCAAATATGCCGTGGTGCACGGCATGGAACTGGCGCGGGTGCGCGCGATTGACGTGCTGCCGCCACTGCTGAACTTTCGCTATGGCGAGAACCGGGGCATCAACTTTGGCCTGATGAACGGTGATGGCGATCTGGCGCGTTGGGCGTTGATTGTCATCGCGCTGCTGATCTGTAGTGCCGTTCTGTGGTGGCTGCGCGGCGCGCAGCAGCGCCCCATCGTGTTTGTCAGCGCCGGCCTGCTGATTGGCGGCGCGCTGGGCAATGTTGTTGACCGTCTGATCTATGGCTATGTTCTGGATTTTCTGAACATGTCATGCTGTACCATCAATAACCCGTTTGTGTTCAATGTCGGCGATATCTTTATTTTTGCTGGCGCAATCGGCCTGGTGATTTTCGCGCAGGACAAAAAGCGGGCGTGA
- the deoC gene encoding deoxyribose-phosphate aldolase has protein sequence MLQPATTSQDAHLPQLTLTRNPGMDLDMNWVRAVQANTSAIERRAATLPARRSVKKDYQAAWLLKAVTCIDLTTLSGDDTAARVRRLCAKARQPVNAQVLAALDMPGITTGAVCVYHEMVETAVAALEGSGIPVAAVSTGFPAGLSPFDLRIEEIRRSVAAGASEIDIVISRRHVLEGNWQALYDEMREMRAACGDAHVKAILATGELGTLRNVARASLVCMMAGADFIKTSTGKESVNATLPVSLTMIRAIRDYYTATGIHVGYKPAGGISKAKDAITYLALIKEELGARWLQPDLFRFGASSLLGDIERQLEHHVTGNYSAAHRHPMG, from the coding sequence ATGCTTCAACCCGCCACCACATCGCAGGACGCCCACCTGCCGCAGCTGACCCTGACCCGAAATCCGGGCATGGATCTGGACATGAACTGGGTCCGCGCCGTGCAGGCCAACACCTCGGCCATCGAACGCCGCGCCGCGACACTGCCCGCCCGCCGATCGGTCAAGAAGGACTATCAGGCGGCATGGCTGCTCAAGGCGGTGACCTGCATCGACCTGACCACCCTGTCCGGCGACGACACCGCCGCCCGCGTCCGCCGCCTGTGCGCCAAGGCGCGCCAGCCGGTGAACGCTCAAGTGCTGGCGGCGCTGGACATGCCGGGCATCACAACCGGCGCGGTCTGTGTCTATCACGAGATGGTCGAAACTGCTGTGGCCGCGCTGGAGGGGTCGGGCATTCCGGTCGCTGCCGTTTCCACCGGCTTTCCCGCGGGCCTGTCGCCCTTTGACCTGCGCATCGAGGAAATCCGCCGCAGCGTCGCCGCAGGGGCATCCGAAATCGACATCGTCATTTCCCGTCGGCACGTTCTGGAAGGCAACTGGCAGGCGCTCTACGACGAAATGCGCGAAATGCGCGCCGCCTGCGGCGATGCCCACGTCAAGGCGATCCTTGCCACCGGCGAATTGGGCACCCTGCGCAACGTCGCCCGCGCATCACTGGTGTGCATGATGGCCGGTGCCGATTTCATCAAGACATCCACCGGCAAGGAAAGCGTGAACGCCACCCTGCCCGTCAGCCTGACCATGATCCGCGCGATCCGCGACTATTACACCGCCACCGGCATCCACGTCGGCTACAAACCTGCGGGTGGCATTTCCAAGGCCAAGGACGCGATCACCTACCTTGCCCTGATCAAGGAAGAGCTCGGCGCACGCTGGCTGCAACCCGACCTGTTCCGCTTTGGCGCGTCGTCCCTGCTGGGCGACATCGAACGCCAGCTCGAACACCACGTCACCGGCAACTATTCCGCCGCTCACCGCCATCCGATGGGATAA
- a CDS encoding DUF3035 domain-containing protein: MRLIRGLMALTVTLALGACANTGLRDLRGTSDGPDEFIVTPSKPLQEPESYSALPSPTPGQANLVDLRPLDESVDKLGGRRGSPTAAIPASDGAVVNHASRFGRTADIRATLAAEDEAFRKRRGRLTQYRIVPVDRYNQAYKRQAIDAGKVARAYRRAGVPTPSSPPINTGFRN; encoded by the coding sequence ATGCGCCTGATACGCGGACTGATGGCATTGACGGTGACGCTGGCTTTGGGCGCTTGCGCCAACACGGGTTTGCGCGATCTGCGTGGCACCTCGGACGGGCCGGATGAATTTATCGTGACGCCGTCCAAGCCGCTGCAAGAGCCTGAAAGCTATTCGGCGCTGCCCAGCCCGACCCCGGGGCAGGCGAACCTTGTCGATCTGCGCCCGCTTGACGAAAGCGTGGACAAACTGGGGGGCCGCCGTGGGTCGCCTACGGCTGCCATTCCCGCCAGCGACGGCGCGGTTGTCAACCACGCCAGCCGCTTTGGCCGCACCGCCGATATCCGCGCGACACTGGCCGCCGAGGATGAAGCGTTCCGCAAACGTCGGGGCCGCCTGACGCAATATCGCATCGTGCCGGTCGACCGCTACAACCAGGCCTACAAGCGTCAGGCGATTGATGCGGGCAAAGTGGCCAGAGCCTATCGCCGTGCGGGCGTACCAACCCCATCATCCCCCCCGATCAACACCGGTTTCCGCAACTAG
- a CDS encoding pitrilysin family protein, with the protein MTHLRAVLALIAALLPMAALAANENVTTFELDNGMQVVVVEDHRAPVVTQMVWYKAGSADEPKGSSGVAHFLEHLLFKATDNMEAGELSATVAANGGRDNAFTSYDYTAYYQRVASDRLGLMMKMEADRMENLRLTPENIETERDVIIEERNMRTENNPRALFGEQMNAAQYLNHRYGVPVIGWMHEMQTLDLEDALSFYDIYYSPNNAILVVAGDVDPAEVKTLAETYYGVIPAEPDLPERFRTEEPPQTAARRVIFRDPRVAQPYVNRSYLAPERDAGDQKDAAALTILAEILGGGTTSYLAEKLQFDTQVAVYSGAFYSGVSLDDTTFDLIVVPGPDVSLQQAEDAMDAALASFMKDGVDAEQLERIKLQLRAQQIYARDDADGVANRYGAALASGLTVADVQDWPDVLQAVTADDIMAVAKKVLRIEGSVTGWLAKPVEAGQ; encoded by the coding sequence ATGACCCATTTGCGCGCCGTACTGGCATTGATCGCAGCCCTGTTGCCAATGGCAGCCTTGGCAGCAAACGAAAACGTCACCACATTCGAATTGGACAATGGCATGCAGGTCGTGGTGGTCGAAGACCATCGCGCTCCGGTTGTCACACAGATGGTCTGGTACAAGGCCGGATCGGCAGACGAGCCCAAGGGATCGTCAGGCGTGGCGCATTTCCTGGAACACCTGCTGTTCAAGGCCACCGACAACATGGAAGCCGGAGAGCTTTCTGCGACGGTCGCGGCCAATGGCGGGCGTGACAACGCCTTTACCAGCTATGATTACACCGCTTATTACCAGCGCGTCGCCTCGGACCGGCTGGGTCTGATGATGAAGATGGAAGCGGACCGGATGGAAAACCTGCGTCTGACCCCCGAAAACATCGAAACAGAACGCGATGTGATCATCGAAGAACGCAACATGCGCACCGAGAACAATCCGCGTGCCCTGTTTGGCGAGCAGATGAACGCGGCGCAATACCTGAACCACCGCTACGGGGTTCCGGTGATCGGCTGGATGCACGAGATGCAGACGCTGGATCTGGAGGATGCGCTGAGCTTTTACGACATCTATTATTCGCCCAATAACGCGATCCTTGTGGTGGCGGGCGATGTGGACCCTGCCGAGGTCAAGACCTTGGCCGAAACCTATTACGGGGTGATCCCGGCCGAGCCGGACCTGCCCGAACGTTTCCGCACCGAAGAGCCGCCGCAAACCGCTGCACGCCGGGTGATCTTTCGCGATCCGCGCGTGGCACAGCCCTATGTGAACCGGTCCTATCTGGCCCCTGAACGGGACGCGGGTGACCAGAAAGACGCGGCAGCGCTGACCATCCTTGCCGAGATCCTCGGAGGCGGCACCACGTCCTATCTGGCGGAAAAGCTGCAATTCGACACGCAGGTGGCGGTCTATTCGGGCGCCTTCTACAGCGGCGTTTCGCTGGATGACACGACCTTTGACCTGATCGTGGTGCCCGGCCCGGATGTCAGCTTGCAACAGGCCGAGGATGCGATGGACGCGGCGCTGGCCAGCTTCATGAAGGACGGCGTGGATGCCGAGCAGTTGGAGCGGATCAAGCTGCAATTGCGGGCGCAGCAGATCTATGCCCGCGATGACGCCGACGGCGTGGCGAACCGCTATGGCGCGGCGCTGGCCTCGGGGTTGACGGTGGCGGATGTGCAGGACTGGCCCGATGTGCTGCAGGCGGTGACGGCTGACGACATCATGGCCGTGGCGAAAAAGGTGCTGCGCATCGAAGGATCGGTCACCGGATGGCTGGCGAAACCCGTGGAGGCAGGCCAATGA
- a CDS encoding aldehyde dehydrogenase family protein: protein MTVKEIFQTMDYGPAPESAEEALTWLVDQGSRFGHFIDGQFTKPATGFDSTNPATGEALATLTQATQADVDKAVAAARKAQPKWEKLGGPGRARSLYAIARLLQKHSRLFAVLETLDNGKPIRESRDIDIPLAQRHFYYHAGMAQLMEDALPDRAALGVCGQIIPWNFPLLMLAWKIAPALAMGNTVVLKPAEYTSLTAILFADICRQAGLPAGVVNIVTGDGAVGEMIVNADVDKIAFTGSTAVGRRIREATAGTDKELTLELGGKSPYIVFDDADLDSAVEGLVDAIWFNQGQVCCAGSRLLVHEPVAERFYTKLRARMDKLRIGNPLDKSIDVGAIVDATQLKTITDMVAANGDGDMHQTVCDMPARGCFYPPTLITGLDTAHPLMQEEIFGPVLVATTFRTPAEAVELANNTRYGLAATLWTENINLALDVAPKLAAGVVWTNATNLFDAAAGFGGVRESGFGREGGWEGLAAYTKPKDAKKPLPLIAPFEGDKGPAEGIDRTAKLYIGGKQARPDGGYSAPVYGKNGTLLGHASQSGRKDVRNAVEAAQAAKGWGKTTGHLRAQILYYIAENLYARADEFEARLNALQGGRTGAQEVSDSINTLFTAAAWADKYDGQAHGVPIRGVALAMKEPTGVIAALCPDTHPLLGLVSLMAPAIAMGNRIILGASQPFPLVATDFYQILDTSDVPAGVVNILTGPHEALAGTMARHMDIDAVWSFSDPALSETIRKGSASNLKRTWIAASLPATKDALAAATEIKNIWIPYGE from the coding sequence ATGACCGTGAAAGAGATTTTTCAGACGATGGACTATGGCCCCGCCCCCGAATCCGCCGAAGAAGCCCTGACATGGCTTGTCGATCAGGGCAGCCGTTTCGGCCATTTCATCGACGGCCAGTTCACCAAGCCCGCCACAGGCTTTGACAGCACCAACCCCGCCACGGGCGAGGCACTGGCGACCCTGACGCAGGCCACACAGGCCGATGTGGACAAGGCCGTGGCCGCCGCCCGCAAGGCACAGCCCAAGTGGGAAAAACTGGGCGGTCCGGGCCGCGCACGCTCCCTTTATGCTATCGCGCGTCTGCTGCAAAAACACAGCCGCCTGTTCGCGGTGCTGGAAACGCTCGACAACGGCAAACCGATCCGCGAAAGCCGCGACATCGACATTCCACTGGCGCAGCGGCATTTCTACTATCACGCGGGCATGGCCCAGCTGATGGAAGACGCCCTGCCCGACCGCGCGGCACTGGGCGTCTGCGGCCAGATCATCCCGTGGAACTTCCCGCTGCTGATGCTGGCCTGGAAAATCGCGCCCGCACTGGCGATGGGCAACACCGTGGTGCTGAAACCTGCCGAATACACCTCGCTGACCGCCATCCTGTTCGCCGACATCTGCCGTCAGGCCGGCCTGCCTGCGGGGGTGGTCAACATCGTCACCGGCGACGGGGCGGTGGGCGAAATGATCGTGAACGCCGACGTGGACAAAATCGCCTTTACCGGCTCGACCGCCGTGGGCCGCCGCATCCGCGAGGCCACCGCAGGCACCGACAAGGAACTGACGCTGGAGCTGGGCGGCAAGTCCCCCTACATCGTCTTTGACGACGCCGATCTGGATTCAGCTGTCGAGGGGCTGGTTGATGCCATCTGGTTCAATCAGGGACAGGTCTGCTGCGCAGGATCGCGCCTGTTGGTGCATGAACCCGTGGCGGAACGGTTCTATACCAAACTGCGCGCCCGCATGGACAAGCTGCGCATCGGCAACCCGCTGGACAAAAGCATCGACGTGGGCGCCATCGTGGATGCGACCCAACTGAAAACCATCACCGACATGGTCGCCGCCAACGGCGATGGCGACATGCACCAGACGGTGTGCGACATGCCCGCGCGCGGCTGTTTCTACCCGCCGACGCTGATCACCGGCCTCGATACCGCGCATCCCTTGATGCAAGAGGAAATCTTTGGCCCGGTTCTGGTCGCCACCACCTTCCGCACACCTGCGGAAGCGGTCGAGCTGGCCAACAACACCCGCTACGGGCTGGCGGCAACGCTGTGGACCGAAAACATCAACCTTGCGCTGGACGTGGCCCCCAAACTGGCCGCCGGTGTGGTCTGGACCAATGCCACCAACCTGTTCGATGCCGCCGCAGGGTTCGGCGGCGTGCGCGAAAGCGGCTTTGGCCGCGAGGGCGGCTGGGAAGGGCTGGCCGCTTACACCAAGCCAAAAGATGCAAAGAAACCCCTGCCTCTGATCGCGCCGTTCGAGGGTGACAAAGGCCCCGCCGAGGGTATCGACCGCACCGCCAAGCTGTACATCGGCGGCAAACAGGCGCGCCCCGACGGCGGCTATTCGGCGCCGGTCTATGGCAAGAACGGCACCCTGCTGGGGCACGCTTCCCAATCGGGCCGCAAGGACGTGCGCAACGCGGTTGAGGCAGCGCAGGCGGCCAAGGGCTGGGGCAAGACCACCGGCCACCTGCGGGCGCAAATCTTGTACTACATTGCCGAAAATCTGTACGCACGTGCGGACGAATTCGAAGCCCGCCTGAACGCCCTGCAAGGCGGGCGCACCGGCGCGCAAGAGGTCAGCGACAGCATCAACACCCTGTTCACCGCAGCAGCCTGGGCCGACAAATACGATGGCCAGGCCCACGGGGTTCCGATCCGTGGCGTGGCGCTGGCAATGAAAGAACCCACCGGCGTGATCGCGGCACTCTGCCCCGATACACACCCTCTGCTGGGTCTGGTGTCGCTGATGGCCCCCGCCATCGCCATGGGCAACCGCATCATTCTGGGCGCGTCGCAACCCTTTCCGCTGGTGGCCACCGATTTTTACCAGATCCTCGATACGTCGGACGTACCTGCCGGCGTGGTCAACATCCTGACCGGCCCGCACGAGGCACTGGCCGGCACAATGGCCCGCCACATGGACATCGACGCGGTCTGGTCCTTCTCGGATCCGGCCCTGTCGGAAACCATTCGCAAGGGTTCGGCCAGCAACCTCAAACGCACATGGATCGCCGCCAGCCTGCCCGCAACAAAAGACGCGCTTGCCGCCGCGACGGAGATCAAGAACATCTGGATTCCCTACGGCGAATAA
- a CDS encoding pitrilysin family protein: MRYILALMMTVVLALPARAEVEITEVVSPGGITAWLVQEPSIPFTAMELRFRGGASLDAPGKRGATNLMTGLLEEGAGDMDARAFARALEGLAASFSYDVGDDALAVSARFLTENRDQAVDLLRASLLEPSFAPDAVERVRQQVLTGLASDDKDPDELASREFDKLAYGDHPYATPYRGTIESVSALTRDDLVAAQHAVLAKDRMYVGVVGDITPEELGPLLDHLLGDLPDTGAPEPQMADVDIPAGVTVIDFDTPQSVALFGQRGMAQDDPDFFAATVLNQILGGGSFESRLMTEVREKRGLTYGVYSYLVPRDFAAVYMGRVASANDRIAEAISVIREEWAKAASEGVTEDELRDAKTFLTGAYPLRFDGNAPIARIMVGMQMLGLPIDYIATRNEKVEAVTLADVKRVAGELLDPDGLQFVVVGKPVGLETGPLPE, encoded by the coding sequence ATGAGATATATCCTTGCATTGATGATGACCGTGGTGCTGGCGCTGCCGGCCCGCGCCGAGGTCGAGATCACCGAAGTTGTCAGCCCCGGCGGGATCACTGCATGGCTGGTGCAGGAACCGTCGATTCCGTTCACGGCAATGGAACTGCGGTTTCGCGGCGGTGCCTCGCTGGATGCGCCCGGCAAACGGGGGGCAACCAACCTGATGACGGGGCTGCTGGAAGAAGGGGCGGGCGACATGGATGCCCGCGCCTTTGCCCGTGCGCTGGAAGGTCTGGCCGCGTCGTTCAGCTATGACGTTGGCGACGACGCGCTGGCCGTGTCGGCGCGCTTTCTGACCGAGAACCGTGATCAGGCGGTCGATCTTCTGCGGGCCTCGTTGCTTGAGCCGAGCTTTGCGCCGGACGCGGTCGAGCGCGTGCGCCAGCAGGTATTGACCGGGCTTGCCTCGGACGACAAGGACCCCGACGAATTGGCCAGCCGTGAGTTCGACAAGCTGGCCTATGGCGATCACCCCTATGCAACGCCCTATCGTGGCACGATCGAGAGTGTTTCGGCCCTGACGCGCGATGATCTGGTGGCGGCGCAGCACGCGGTGCTGGCCAAGGACCGGATGTATGTCGGAGTGGTGGGCGACATCACCCCCGAAGAGCTGGGGCCGCTGCTGGACCACCTGCTGGGCGATCTGCCCGACACAGGTGCGCCAGAACCGCAGATGGCGGATGTGGACATTCCGGCGGGCGTGACCGTTATCGACTTTGACACGCCGCAATCCGTGGCGCTGTTTGGCCAGCGCGGCATGGCGCAGGACGATCCCGATTTCTTTGCGGCCACCGTGTTGAACCAGATCCTTGGCGGCGGGTCGTTTGAAAGCCGGCTGATGACCGAGGTGCGTGAAAAGCGCGGGCTGACCTACGGGGTGTATTCCTATCTGGTTCCGCGCGATTTCGCTGCTGTTTACATGGGGCGCGTGGCTTCGGCCAACGACCGGATTGCCGAGGCGATTTCGGTGATCCGCGAAGAGTGGGCCAAGGCCGCCTCGGAAGGGGTGACGGAGGACGAGCTGCGCGACGCCAAGACCTTTTTGACCGGGGCCTATCCGTTGCGTTTTGACGGCAATGCGCCGATTGCGCGGATCATGGTGGGGATGCAGATGCTGGGCCTGCCGATCGACTATATTGCCACACGCAACGAAAAGGTCGAAGCGGTCACCCTGGCGGATGTGAAACGGGTCGCGGGCGAATTGCTGGACCCGGACGGGTTGCAGTTTGTCGTTGTGGGCAAGCCTGTCGGGCTGGAAACCGGCCCGCTGCCTGAGTGA